In the genome of Euleptes europaea isolate rEulEur1 chromosome 4, rEulEur1.hap1, whole genome shotgun sequence, the window CTGCATCCTGCCCCCTGGCACTGGGATTgaggttgattgcctctgaatatggaggttcaccatggctactagcctCTGATCAACTTCTAGGAGTCTGCCAAACGCTCTTTTCACAAAACACCTGTGCTTGCAACTACCACCACCTCCacctggcagtgagttccaccacTGGGCaactccctttctctttcctgacCTTCTTGCCCATCAACGCCATTGGGTGCCCCCGAGGTCTCAtatgatgggagagggagaaaaatctccCTATAGCCACTCCCTCTAGTCCCAGGCTCTCCCGCTTTTCCGCACGGGGAAGGGGCTCCAACGTCCTTGGCCACCCGGGTTGCTCTCTGCTGTCCTTTTTCCAGCTCTGAGAGGTCCTTTTTGGGATTCAGAGGCTGTTactgtgaggttcttcagctgccctcggcaatcccaataagTCGCTTGCTCAGACAGGAAAGTATGAAGCAAGTAAACGTTTATTGAAGAGCACGTAGGAATACAGCTTGAGCACAACAcggattcaaagctgctaatggcagccagaactacaaagcataactttaagcatgacacTATCCCAGGTGCAAAGTAAAACAGCATGAGAACCAAGAGATAATAAATCCGGGCGTTAAGCAGGACAATTGATTAGCCATAATACTGTGGGGCTCATTAGAGCCCAAGgtcggggcagggagggaggataaGGGACTGCGCTGTTTGTACGGTACGTGAAAATGAAACTATTAAGCAGCACTAATGAGCGCGAGGCCTAACTCATGACAAGAGCCTGGCTGCTTGACATCACTCAGAGCAACGTAAGTTACACATTTGCCAAGTCAGGGAGAACCCAGTCATGACCCTGAcagttaccgcactaggtattcccagcaatgtattaagagcttggaaactgttataaaaaatactgtttgcactttggcccctttagctgtgaagacgtcttccaaccattttttagccgtagtatccaaaaccccttttaaagcgatgttttttataacatttccaaactcttgatacgtcgctgggaatacctagtgcggtaacggcCAGAGACcaaaactgtgcacagtattccaaatgaggctgcaccagagATCCCTACAAAGGCATCATCTTATTGGCTGCTTCATttccagtccctttcctaataacccccAGCCTGGAGCCCCTTTCCCACCGCTGCAGCAGGCTGGGTTGACGTGTTCACGGAGCTCTCCAAAACAACCCCAAATCTCCTTTGTCTCAGCCAACTCAATATTGGGTCAGCAGAGATTTAAAGCTGGGATTTTGTTGCATCACCTTTCACTTCCCAAcagtgaacttcatttgccacactgGTGCCAGCTCACCAAACGCTGATAGATCAACCTGTTGAGGTTTTCATCATCCCGAATAACCGGGTGTTGCCTGCAACCTGGGCCGCTGCACAgctcacccccagttccagatcatttgtgAAGAAAGGAAAGAGTGCCGGCCCCAACACTGATCTGTGggagaccccactgctcacttccctccatcgCGATGACTGCCCTAAGGACGCACGAAGAGCCCTGCggggtcagaccagtgagggtccctcaagtccagcatcctgccttctcacacagtggccaaccagttcccctggagggccaaacaaacagggcacggaggccgaggccttcccctgatgctgccgcctcctggcactgggtttcagaggctgactgcctctgaaggtggaggttcccttcTGCCCATGCCCCTTTTCAAGCCATCTTTCATGCCTGTGGCcttctctggcagcgaattccacctGTGAATGGCTCCCTGAGTAAAACGGCTAGATTCCagcttgtatctgaggaagggagtttGGACTCAGGAAAGGTCACACCTGGCGAATCTTATTGGTCGCTAAGGTGttcctgccaaaaaaacaaatcagtgggttatagatcaaatcaagcctgaactgaccctagaagctaaaatgactaaactgaggctgtcgtattttggtcacgtcatgagacgacaagagtcactggaaaagaccgtcatgataggaaaagttgagggcagcaggaaaagaggaagacccaacaagagatggattgactcaataaaggaagccacagccttcaatttgcaagatctgagcaaggctgtcaaagataggacattttggaggactttcattcatagggtcgccatgagtcggaagcgacttgacggcacttaacacacacacacacaaggtgttcCTGGACTCCAATCTCGCCCTCCTGCCACAGACGACCACGCAGCCCTCTGCACCTCTCCTGGAGGAGAGAAGTATTTCCCCTTTTGCCCACCCTGAACCAGCCTCCCCGGGTGCCCCCAGCTGCAGCAtctgggcagggggagggaaagccctCTCTGCCCTCTCCCGCCACCCCCAGCATAATGTGGTGGCCTCGGATCCcgcctctgccctgacctggggagttaccgcactttgtatttccagcgatgtattaagagtttgaaaacgttataataAACAACGCTTTAAAAggaggggttaccgcacttgtattcccagcgatgtattcagagtttgaaagcatttttaaaaatactgttcgcactttctatgtattcccagcgatgtattaagagtttgaaaacgttataaaaaacaacgCTTTAAAAGGAGGGGTTACTgcgcttgtattcccagcgatgtattaagagtttgaaaacgttataaaaaataccgttcacactttgtttgccccctttagctgtgaagacgttttccaaccatttataagccgtagtatccaaaaccccttttaaagcgatgctttttataacattttcaaactcttaatacatcgctgggaatacaaagtgcggtaggcttataaatggttggaagacgtcttcacagctaaaggggccaaacaaagtgtgaaccgtagtttttataacgtttccaaactcttcatacatcgctgggaatacaagtgcggagGGCGCACGCTTGCCCCACCTCCTCCCAGCTGAGAAGCCAGGCAGGGCCGGCGCTGGCTGGGTGGGGTGGGAGTGGGCCGCGGGGGTCCAGGAGGCAGGCCGTGGCCAACAGCCTCCGGGGGTCCCTCCTCCTgaaacccccccatcccccaggagTGGCCAGCAGTGCTCTGCCACTGGGGCGCGCTTTCCGCCCTCCTGTCCCCGGCCCCGCCAGCTTCGGAGGCGCTCCAGCCCGGCGGCGGGCGCTGGCCCCGGGGAGCGCCAAGATGGGCTGACTCGCGGCCGCCTCCCTGGCTGCGGGGGCTTGGCGAGCAGAGGGCGCCGCGGCCCTCGCCCTCGGCGGGGCGCAGGCAGGCGGGCAGGGGGGCGCGCGGCTCCCGGCTGCCCACAGAGCTGGCGCCCAGGCTCCAGGCCCTCTcccggcgggtgggggggggcgctTTGCCAGCCGACTGCCCGGAAGGCTGCCCAGCCCGCCCGCTTTGGGGAAGAGCGCCCGGAGGGGGCATCCCATTCCTGGAAAGGGCGAgccggccgggccgggccgggggggggggggagccttgcgCAACCAGCCGCCGGGCCTGCCTATAAGAGGGGGGCGAGCGCccagcagccccagcagccccACCAGCCCGCGGCAGCATGGCACCTCTGCCCCTCCTCCCGTCGCCAGCCTGGGCCCTGCTGGCCGCCCTGCTGCTCGCCTCGGCCGCGGCCGACGCCCCGTCGGTGGCCGACCAGGCCAAGAGCCAGGTAGGGCCCGCCGGGCACGCCGGCTCTCCCCCTCGGAAGGCCCACCTGGCAGGGCGGTTGTGACTCTGAGTTGTGACCGGCCTGCCACAGAGCGGGGCGAGGAGGGCAGGCGCCCCGTCCCGTCGGAGGCCGAGTCAGCCGGTCTTTCgcagcccttggggggggggggagatgctgcTGGGCGCGGTGAAGCCGGGGGTTGTGGGGGCCGCCCTGTCCCCAggcagccccccccgcccccgggcaCGGCAGGAGCCTGGTCTCCCGCAGCCGGACCGGGCTCCGGGCCCGCGCCGCCCTCTGACGCCGCCCCCCGTGTGTCCCCCCCCCGCAgcagcccccgccgccgccgtgcCACCTGGCCGGGATGTGGGTGAACGAGCTGGGCTCCCGCATGGTCCTCTCGGCCGCCAACGAGGCGGGCGTCTTCTCGGGCTCCTACCTGACGGCCGTGAGCGACGCCAACGGGGCCATCACCGAGTCGCCCCTGCAGGGCGCGCAGCACCACCCCGCCCGGGCCGCCCAGCCCACCTTCGCCTTCACCGTCCACTGGCGGTTCTCCGGTAGGTAGccccaggggggagggggggagggggggaggggaggggaggggggtgccgGTGCCCTCTTTTATGCCGACCTCTCCTTGGAActccgggggggggagggtcgcAGGAGCTGGGGGCTCAGCGGGGAAAGAAGCCCTCTACACCCGCGGCGCCTGGGCCCGCAGACCCGAAGCGAAAGTGGCCAACCGCtgctcgccccctcccctcccctccccgcagacTCGACGACGGCCTTCGTGGGCCAGTGCTTCGTCGACGAGCAGGGCgaggagaccctggagaccctctgGCTGCTGCGCAAGAAGGTGGCCTCGCGGGCCGAAGACTGGAAGGCCACCCTGTAAGGACcgaggggggggcggggggctcggCAGGCGGGGCCGGGAGCCTGGCCGGCGGGCGGGGGTCTTTCGGCCGCGGAGCAAGAGGCGCTGGCAGAACCCGGCTGCCCTCTGCCCACCACGCCCGAGAGggtcccttgggggggggggcgctgacgGCCTCCTCAGCAGGAGCTcttcctaccccccaccccccaaggacTCCACATCCCGCTATCCTGGAGGACTGATGTCTGCTGGGGAAAGGGGCCTCCGCCAAGGATAGAGGGACCCCCAACCCCTGTgcctgaggggtggggtggggcagtgGGCCTcctcgggccagaagaggaggTGTGTCCTCCCTGGTTCTCTGAGGGCCTCTGAGCTGGCCAGCTGAGCCCCCGGACCCCTCTGTGCTTCTCCGCAGGGTCGGCAAGAACGTCTTCATGCGAGTCAAGTGAGAGGAGCCGGGaagccgccaccccccccccttgaccaaTAAAGCACTTCCAGACCTGAtctcttctcctctttcttcctcttgggcccagccagccagtgggggggggggagctccgtTTGTGGGGGGCCTGTTTTAAAGATAGGGAGAAGACAGGGcctccaagggggggagggaggaagaggccagcaTCCAGGTGCCCCCCCCATCTATTCCAGCCTGCAGGGCAAATTCACGGGGCTGCTGTAATGTTCTGACCTCAAATAAAGGCCTCCAAGGTATTCACAACATAATCAGGTGTCCCACAAAGAAAACAACTTACTTTATTGGCATCTCCGAAAGCCTCAACACAGAAGGCTACCAAAGGGAATCAGCCAGCAAGCAACCAACTACAACCACCGGGTGCCCGAACATCATTAAGGTAATACATACTCTACAGGTGTGCTGGAAGAAGGCCGCTACTTAAAGAGACATTACATCACCTCTCCCGTTtacaacaaacaaacccaaaaaatacatataaaaacgagttaaaacatgataaaaccacATGCATTATAGAACAATATAGTCATCGAGGTGTGTATCTTTCTGGTGAAAAGACAGCTCTGCCGTGAGATGTTACATATCTGGGACACCTTTCTTCCGCCTGCAGACCACGAGTCTCACACGGTACCTTATATTGCTGATGCATCTCTTCTCCGTTCCCACCAGACATTTTACTAGGATCACCATGTTGCTTGTCAGATTCTTTACTCGTAGACGCATCCTGCCCAAAGCCCCCAGTCTCATCATTCCCCGATTCCCTACATTGGTCCCTTAACTTGCATCTATTACGCAGATAAACACACCCAACTGGAATCACCACTTGACATGTACGGGGCCGATCACACTTTTCTGTTACAGCCACAGGATGCCAACCTTCGTTGGACTCTACCCACACTGAATCTCCTGGTTGTACAGCAAAACCTCTGAAGCCTTTACGATCATAGAAATATTTTTGCTTCTCCTGAACTCTTTGAAGATCTTCTTGCACCCCACTGGGTATTTTAGGGCACAATAAACCGCTGGTCACTGGCAGTTTGCTTCTTAACATTCTGTCCATCAACAATTAAGCTGGTGAATACGACATTCCAgtaatggttttgttttttggggggcaatattcccacaacccccccccgcaccttcctAATAAGCTGTTTCATGGAACAAAATTGCTCTTTCAGCCATCCCATTTGATTGTGGGTACCCTGCGCTATTAAAACATCATGGTATAGGTGGCTCTCTTCAATTTTTAGGTGCAAGACACGCACACACAGAACAGTTTCCAATCACTCTATATTGTTACACCAGGCCAATACATTAACCCTCTTGCTCTAGGCCTTATTTCTCTGCATACCCTGATGCGAATGATGAAGTTGAAAAGAATATTTCACCGTTGGGACAAACGAATAATTCTCCTTTCACCCACATGAAGAATGCCATTGttgcagctagggctgtcaaaaaaaaaaaaaattcggtacagttcggattcggccgaatttggcccttgtggcttcggtacgtgccgaagtccgaactcccccactttggatccgttcaattcggcgggaattcaaagttggggaaaaaaattcggccgaataaagccattaaaaacacaaccgcgcctttccgcggctctgggggggcatttttgggcttagaggtcccaaactttcagcagagcttcaaaggacgtatattgaaagactccccaagttttgtaaagattgggtcagggggggctgagatatgggccctgaaaggggtcccccccacccttaatgtggatctctccgcagagcttgccgcccacgcacaaagctcccggcccgacaaacagctgatgagagcaagggcggggcaggtgctaagaactttgcaaagcaacacaactgcagagcaacccctttacaaatatgcaaagggcggggcaggtgtgaagaattttgcaaaacaatacaactgcaaagcaacacaagcacgcaatgcaaaacctttgcaacagtgcatagcaacacatgacacctgggagtttgcataccatggaaagggacagaggcagctagctatgcataatgagcaggagggggtggaatgtctccttttgcattggacttgggaccaggcagatgcattctttaagtcaccatttgaaaaccagttttgagcaagcatcaataacctaactgatcttatgaatgaggaaaaacctgaagaataaaaatgaagccccccctcaaaccagggagagagagactggagggggaacacacaccccaggcagaaccggcaaaagccccctttggcttcccccccccacccacagaaactgctcccttcccacacacacacacacagactctgctttccccccacacacacacacacagaaaagaaaaaatatagattaaagcccccaaaggggtcttactgtggctgtcttctgttccagcaggaggggctgggaggctgggtaatccaatatgattccatttgtatccaatataagatccatatgtatgcatctctcgagggtgatccattcatcccaataggggaaaggggaaagcccatatctcggggggccctgacccaatgtttacaaaacttgggtggtctcttaaaaagccttgactgaagctccgccgaaagtctgggatcggcacacccaaaaatgcgccccctgcagccatggaaagagaaaagggggggagccaatatttcagcccccactgaacccatctttacaaaacttgggtggtctcttaagagggattctctgaagctatgacaaaagtttgggggctgaacccccaaaaaagcgccccctgcagccacgaaaatggaaaaggggggagaggaaaaaggggtggagcccatatctcggggggccctgacccaatgtttacaaaacttggggggtatcttaagaagcctagtctgatgctccgctgaaagtttggggtcggcacacccaaaaatgcgccctctgcagccatggaaagaaaaaagggggggagcccatatctcgggaccccctgacccaatgtttacaaaacttgggtggtctcttaaaaaaacctgtctgaatatcccctgaaagtttggggtcggtaccccaaaaaatgcgccccctgcagccacggaaaggagcgaatgtgcacaagcaccacctcacacacacatgaggatttccctctctctctctctttccccggccggccgcacatcagctgattcctccagcactcaatcctgactgattggccagaagaagacccagcttggccaccgattggccgggggaggagaatgctgcttactgacggttatgctgcttactgacggccgaattggccgaatttattcgccgaactcccgaactcgctgaattcggcccccccggttgcccgccagttttgagttcggatccgtccgaactaaaaaccgccgaatcaagggaaattcggctgattttcagttcgggccgaaccgaattgacagccctagttgcagcAAAACGGGGCTGGAACAGAGAGACCCAAAAGACCAGAGTCCGAGAAAGCAGTTTATTGCAGCTGCAAGGCCCAGCAGGTTTAGCAACCAACAAAACTG includes:
- the LOC130476288 gene encoding avidin-related protein 4/5-like, producing MAPLPLLPSPAWALLAALLLASAAADAPSVADQAKSQQPPPPPCHLAGMWVNELGSRMVLSAANEAGVFSGSYLTAVSDANGAITESPLQGAQHHPARAAQPTFAFTVHWRFSDSTTAFVGQCFVDEQGEETLETLWLLRKKVASRAEDWKATLVGKNVFMRVK